AGGCGACAATGGCCTCTGAAAGCTGATTTTGCCGGCGATGAGTATCGCCCAGGAGGATGAGCGCCTCAGCGCCGACGTCCTTGTCTGCGATCTCCAGAGTTTGTTGCAGGCTGGTCTTGGCCTCTTCGTTGCGATTCTGCTGAAAATGAACCCGAGCCAGACCCAACAGCGCCCGGGCCCGCGAGGCTTCCTCTGCGTCGGCCTTGGACAGACTCTCAAAATAGCTCTGCGCTTTGGCGGGATCGCCGCTGTTCAGATAACTCATGCCGACCTGGTATTCGGCGGCCCCGCGTTTTTCATACTGTGGAAATGTCTTCAGCAGGGTCTGCAGATGTTCCACAGCCTGAGCGTATTCACGTTGCTCATAGGCATTCTGGCCCATGGCCAGCAACGCATCGGCGCTGGCTATGGCCTTGGGATAGGTTTGCCATTGCCGGCGATAGCTGTTCATCGCAGCGGCCCGGTCCTGCA
The nucleotide sequence above comes from bacterium. Encoded proteins:
- a CDS encoding tetratricopeptide repeat protein, with amino-acid sequence GQYADAAAAFQSILSEYPDTPSAAGAYYRIGQCQEKLQDRAAAMNSYRRQWQTYPKAIASADALLAMGQNAYEQREYAQAVEHLQTLLKTFPQYEKRGAAEYQVGMSYLNSGDPAKAQSYFESLSKADAEEASRARALLGLARVHFQQNRNEEAKTSLQQTLEIADKDVGAEALILLGDTHRRQNQLSEAIVAYLKVKYLYPGESAWIAAGLFQAGQCYEEQNKIGDARRCYQTILNEYPAEKAYVSRAQARLQALVGR